Proteins found in one Bremerella volcania genomic segment:
- a CDS encoding endonuclease/exonuclease/phosphatase family protein, which translates to MSKSRKNGNKARQVSRLKRRARLEGLEDRRLLAVVATEDFDGNQTNLITGFDPSTDNLDGGGGDFFGVGNTGNWPQADGVPFSLADDSVVDISGGGVFAGDDEGVFGQNRDANDDFFGLADTREWGTPSASWQFDVSNFENLELSIDLGGISDADFGGFNATTSVVFTAQIDGGATQTAFEIVAVNGTFVTRPMDSGMASGGGRLLEVSGDNSVEKTLADTGAAAADTFLDKTPASGSGAGEMDTFTTALNGTGSILTLTMTADVPFEAMAFDNIVVTGDSTGADMLAPVVAVVSPEDESVDVPVDANLHVTFNEDIVKGTGFITLDDGVSPVQIHVTSTDVTISGNQVTINPPADLLSATSYTVIIDAGAFEDTSGNASTGIADPTFWNFTTAVADLAPEVTENGPFAVSDQAPAGTVVGDVDSTNDGEQDSGVTYEIVATVPNDAMAEGQNGYSVEKIFTVGETFSGTSGAYNPTTAGDYTPPGVVDGLGAFALDAHTVRVFANHELLNFSGYDYEVSDGAGGTFTMDGARISYFDFDKETRQIVDAGLAYNTIYDANGNVATDISFLANDLIGFSRFCSGMLIEPHQFGNGSGLEDRIYFAPEEDGGTFNTVGGAVWALDAATGDLWAIPGFGRGGWENVTEVDTGTSTHVAFLLADDTSPFNVDGDADPEAAPMYMYVGEKNASGDFLERNGLRDGKLYVWVSNTGETTPSQFNTAGTLNGSWVEVDNSPTGTPSEDGSTGYDEYGYPTQRTLWTEAESLGAFGFSRPEDVATNPADGTEVALASTGVDTYDGGADTFGTIYTFKNDFSNLSAPTATLTIVYDGDADLTRALRSPDNLDWADDGFIYVQEDKAEDDSLTGEPLFGPGAANPNEAGIVQVDPTTGATLRVANVDRSVVLDPSTGNPADAFDLDAGVAGEWESSGILDVSTLFGEAPGTLFMFDVQAHGIADQSTASTTDEGPNADSRISDNDLVEGGQLLFLKKSGFKTAEDAMAKGVGGYHVDPLFTVGDTIPGTSGEYNSSSAGDYTPPGVIDGLGAYQLDANTVRVFANHELLNFHGYDYEVSDGNGGTFTMDGARISYIDIDKHTRTIVDAGIAYNTIYDAYGNVATDISFLANDLIGFSRFCSGILMEAEQFGNGRGLEDRIYFAGEEDGGFFNGVGGAEWALDPETGNLWQVPAFGRGAWENITEIDTGKKNRVAFILSDDTSPFDFDNDGQNEAAPLYMYVGKKHKGGDFLDRNGLRDGKLYVWVADDASQTTPADFNTAGTLAGSWVEIDNSPNLGLASEDGSTGYDEYGYPTQGNLWLQAEALGAFGFSRPEDVATNPKDGTEIVLASTGVDNYVGGADTFGTLYTVKTDFSKINKPTATVTIIYDGDSDATRGLRSPDNLDWADDGFIYVQEDKAEDASLSGEPLFGPGAVNPNEAGIVRVNPNTGVLRRIANIDRNVVVDPSIADPEDAFDLDAGTVGEWESSGILDVSTLFGEAPGSLFLFDVQAHGIVDQSTASSGGEGPNPGSRITDNDLVEGGQLAFLSKSPFEINPNTGVITVANEGILDAEKVAAYQLQISISDGSNTTFTTVDVAVTSESVASDNGVRFATYNASLNRNSQGELIEDLSTLNNSQAQAIAEIIQRNNPDVVLINEFDFDNSEIAANLFRDNYLEVSQNGADPVYYPYVYVAPSNTGVASGFDLDNSGSVGGGNDAYGFGLFEGQFGMVLFSKYEIDELGTRTFQEFLWKDMPGALLPADPNDADGNGDFDNWHTPEELEVVRLSSKSHWDVPILVNGKVIHALTAHPTPPVFDGDEDRNGRRNFDEIRFWSDYISPGEGDYIYDDNGYQGGLLAGESFVIMGDYNSDPFDGDSIPGAAQQLLENRYVNTAITPTSTGGVEFADAGQIGNPAFDTSFFQPTPGNLRVDYVLPSQDLEMTGAQVFWPESSDPNFPLVSASDHRLVYVDLIVGAPEEADVRLDDKGTLVIRGTDSSDLILVTQFFSNLIVSSGLEILGVFNPANVTSIVGYGFGGNDLISINGGIEIAASLFGGHGNDVLSGSEVDDVLAGGFGNDLILGDKGDDLLIGGFDHDLLIGGRGRDTRVRDNGELDDYFAEEDPEWIEWLEF; encoded by the coding sequence ATGTCGAAATCCAGAAAGAATGGAAACAAGGCGCGGCAGGTATCTCGACTCAAAAGACGTGCTCGACTGGAAGGGTTGGAAGATCGGAGGCTATTGGCGGTTGTCGCCACAGAAGATTTTGACGGCAATCAAACCAACTTGATTACCGGTTTTGATCCGAGCACCGACAACCTGGACGGTGGCGGCGGAGATTTCTTTGGCGTTGGCAACACGGGCAACTGGCCCCAAGCGGATGGAGTGCCCTTTAGCCTCGCCGATGACAGTGTGGTCGATATTTCTGGGGGCGGAGTTTTCGCAGGCGATGACGAAGGTGTCTTTGGACAGAATCGCGATGCGAATGATGACTTCTTTGGTTTAGCCGATACACGGGAATGGGGAACTCCGAGTGCCTCTTGGCAATTCGATGTTTCCAATTTTGAGAATCTCGAGCTAAGCATCGATCTCGGAGGTATTTCCGATGCGGATTTTGGCGGCTTTAATGCGACAACCAGTGTCGTCTTCACGGCTCAGATTGATGGTGGTGCTACGCAAACAGCGTTTGAGATTGTGGCGGTGAATGGTACGTTTGTCACTCGACCGATGGACAGTGGCATGGCTTCCGGTGGCGGACGTTTGCTGGAAGTATCGGGTGATAACTCGGTTGAGAAGACTCTGGCGGATACAGGCGCAGCGGCAGCGGACACTTTCCTAGACAAGACTCCGGCCTCCGGTAGCGGTGCCGGGGAAATGGATACCTTCACCACGGCACTGAACGGCACGGGTTCGATTTTGACGCTGACCATGACCGCTGATGTACCGTTTGAAGCAATGGCCTTTGACAACATCGTGGTCACGGGAGATTCCACGGGAGCCGACATGTTGGCCCCGGTCGTTGCTGTCGTATCGCCTGAAGACGAAAGCGTCGACGTTCCGGTGGATGCCAACCTCCACGTTACCTTCAACGAAGATATCGTCAAAGGTACCGGATTTATCACTTTGGACGACGGCGTGAGTCCCGTTCAAATCCACGTTACGAGCACCGATGTAACCATCTCCGGCAATCAAGTCACGATTAACCCGCCCGCCGACTTGCTCTCGGCTACTTCCTATACGGTAATTATCGACGCCGGAGCATTTGAAGACACCTCTGGAAATGCCTCAACGGGAATTGCCGATCCAACATTCTGGAACTTCACGACCGCCGTGGCTGATCTTGCTCCTGAGGTCACCGAGAACGGTCCATTTGCCGTTTCCGATCAGGCACCAGCCGGCACGGTGGTAGGCGACGTTGACTCGACCAATGATGGCGAACAAGACAGCGGCGTTACCTACGAGATCGTTGCGACGGTTCCCAACGACGCAATGGCCGAAGGCCAAAATGGCTACAGTGTCGAAAAGATTTTTACGGTCGGAGAAACTTTCTCGGGGACATCAGGCGCTTACAACCCGACAACCGCAGGTGACTACACTCCGCCTGGCGTCGTCGATGGCCTGGGTGCGTTTGCATTGGATGCCCACACGGTCCGCGTGTTTGCAAATCACGAACTGTTGAACTTCAGCGGCTACGACTATGAAGTTAGCGACGGAGCGGGCGGCACGTTTACGATGGACGGAGCGCGTATCTCCTACTTTGATTTCGATAAGGAAACTCGCCAAATCGTTGATGCGGGCCTGGCCTATAACACCATCTACGATGCCAACGGCAACGTCGCGACGGATATTAGTTTTCTGGCCAACGACCTGATCGGATTCAGCCGGTTCTGTTCCGGCATGTTGATCGAGCCCCATCAGTTCGGCAACGGTAGCGGACTGGAAGATCGGATCTACTTCGCACCGGAAGAAGACGGGGGGACCTTCAATACGGTTGGCGGCGCGGTCTGGGCGTTGGATGCTGCGACCGGTGATCTATGGGCGATCCCCGGCTTTGGTCGTGGTGGATGGGAAAATGTCACCGAAGTGGACACCGGTACGTCGACACACGTTGCTTTCCTGTTGGCGGACGATACTTCACCCTTTAACGTGGACGGGGACGCCGATCCCGAAGCAGCGCCGATGTACATGTATGTCGGTGAAAAGAACGCCTCCGGCGACTTCCTGGAACGTAATGGCCTACGCGACGGCAAGCTCTATGTCTGGGTTTCCAACACGGGAGAAACAACTCCTTCGCAGTTCAACACAGCAGGTACCCTGAACGGGTCATGGGTGGAAGTGGACAACAGTCCCACCGGAACTCCTTCCGAAGATGGCTCCACTGGTTACGACGAATACGGCTACCCGACGCAGCGCACACTGTGGACCGAAGCCGAATCCCTAGGAGCATTTGGCTTTTCGCGTCCTGAAGACGTGGCGACTAATCCGGCCGATGGAACGGAGGTGGCCCTTGCTTCGACGGGCGTCGACACCTACGACGGAGGTGCCGATACGTTTGGTACGATCTACACCTTCAAAAATGATTTCAGTAATCTCAGCGCTCCCACGGCAACTCTCACCATCGTTTACGACGGCGATGCCGATCTGACTCGAGCACTGCGTAGCCCTGACAACCTCGACTGGGCGGACGATGGGTTTATTTACGTTCAAGAAGATAAAGCCGAGGACGATTCGCTGACGGGAGAGCCACTGTTTGGCCCTGGTGCGGCTAATCCGAACGAAGCAGGAATTGTTCAGGTCGACCCGACGACCGGTGCGACGCTTCGCGTCGCCAATGTGGACCGAAGTGTCGTTCTCGATCCCTCGACAGGCAATCCGGCTGATGCCTTCGATCTGGATGCGGGTGTTGCCGGCGAATGGGAAAGCTCGGGTATCCTAGATGTTTCCACACTCTTCGGCGAAGCCCCCGGGACGCTCTTCATGTTCGACGTTCAGGCCCATGGAATCGCCGATCAATCGACCGCCTCGACGACGGATGAAGGTCCTAACGCCGATTCGCGAATCAGCGACAACGATTTGGTTGAAGGTGGACAACTGCTGTTTTTGAAGAAGTCCGGTTTCAAGACCGCGGAAGATGCCATGGCCAAAGGCGTCGGCGGCTACCATGTGGACCCATTATTCACTGTCGGCGATACGATTCCGGGGACTTCCGGCGAGTACAATAGCTCAAGTGCGGGGGACTACACGCCGCCTGGTGTGATTGACGGACTTGGTGCCTACCAGTTGGATGCCAACACGGTTCGCGTCTTTGCAAATCATGAACTGCTGAACTTCCATGGATACGACTACGAGGTCAGCGACGGAAACGGTGGCACGTTCACGATGGATGGGGCCCGAATTTCATACATCGATATCGACAAGCATACCCGCACCATCGTTGATGCCGGGATTGCCTACAACACGATTTACGACGCCTATGGGAACGTAGCGACCGATATCAGCTTTTTAGCAAACGATCTGATTGGGTTTAGCCGGTTCTGTTCCGGTATCCTGATGGAAGCGGAGCAATTCGGTAACGGACGGGGCCTTGAAGATCGGATCTATTTTGCGGGTGAAGAAGACGGTGGATTTTTCAACGGTGTCGGTGGTGCCGAATGGGCTCTTGATCCGGAAACCGGAAATCTCTGGCAGGTTCCTGCCTTCGGAAGAGGCGCTTGGGAAAACATCACGGAGATTGATACGGGCAAGAAGAATCGCGTTGCCTTTATTCTCTCCGATGACACTTCACCTTTTGACTTCGATAACGACGGACAGAATGAGGCGGCTCCGCTTTACATGTACGTTGGCAAAAAGCATAAAGGCGGAGACTTCCTAGATCGTAATGGTCTTCGCGACGGAAAGCTTTACGTTTGGGTGGCTGATGATGCCTCGCAAACCACGCCTGCGGACTTCAATACCGCCGGCACGCTGGCAGGCTCGTGGGTCGAAATCGACAATTCGCCGAACCTCGGACTTGCTTCGGAAGACGGTTCGACTGGATACGATGAGTATGGGTATCCGACCCAGGGCAACCTATGGCTGCAAGCGGAAGCCTTGGGGGCATTCGGTTTCTCACGACCGGAAGACGTTGCTACCAACCCGAAAGATGGCACGGAGATTGTGCTTGCGTCCACAGGCGTTGACAACTACGTTGGTGGTGCCGATACCTTCGGTACCTTGTACACGGTGAAAACCGACTTCTCAAAGATCAACAAGCCAACCGCGACCGTCACGATTATCTACGACGGCGATTCCGATGCGACCCGCGGTCTTCGCAGTCCAGACAATCTGGATTGGGCGGACGACGGTTTCATTTACGTTCAAGAAGATAAGGCCGAAGATGCTTCACTTTCTGGCGAGCCGCTCTTTGGACCAGGTGCTGTTAATCCCAACGAAGCAGGCATCGTTCGCGTGAATCCGAACACGGGCGTTCTGCGACGCATCGCGAATATCGATCGAAATGTCGTCGTCGATCCGAGTATTGCCGATCCGGAAGACGCATTCGATCTTGATGCCGGAACCGTGGGCGAGTGGGAAAGCTCTGGAATTCTGGATGTCTCTACGCTGTTTGGGGAAGCACCGGGTTCACTGTTCCTGTTTGACGTCCAGGCTCACGGGATCGTAGACCAATCGACCGCTAGTTCAGGCGGGGAAGGCCCCAACCCGGGCTCTCGCATTACCGATAACGACCTGGTCGAAGGAGGGCAACTCGCTTTCCTCTCGAAGTCTCCCTTCGAGATCAACCCGAACACGGGGGTCATCACGGTCGCCAACGAAGGCATCCTGGATGCGGAAAAAGTCGCCGCATATCAGTTACAGATCTCGATTTCGGATGGCAGCAATACAACCTTCACCACGGTGGATGTTGCCGTCACGTCAGAGTCTGTCGCATCGGATAACGGGGTCCGTTTCGCCACTTACAATGCTTCATTGAATCGCAATTCCCAAGGTGAGCTCATTGAGGATCTATCGACGCTCAATAACTCGCAGGCTCAGGCTATTGCCGAAATCATCCAGCGAAACAACCCAGACGTCGTATTGATCAATGAATTTGATTTCGACAACAGCGAAATCGCTGCAAACCTCTTCCGGGACAACTACCTGGAGGTCTCCCAAAACGGCGCCGATCCCGTCTATTATCCCTATGTCTACGTCGCCCCGTCGAATACCGGTGTGGCGTCTGGCTTTGATCTGGACAACAGCGGTTCTGTCGGCGGCGGAAACGATGCCTATGGTTTCGGCCTCTTTGAAGGCCAATTCGGCATGGTGTTGTTCTCGAAGTACGAAATTGACGAGTTAGGAACGCGTACCTTCCAAGAATTCCTCTGGAAAGACATGCCGGGCGCACTTCTTCCGGCCGATCCGAACGATGCCGATGGCAATGGAGACTTCGACAACTGGCACACACCGGAAGAACTTGAGGTGGTCCGTTTGTCTTCCAAGAGTCATTGGGATGTACCGATTCTGGTCAATGGCAAAGTGATCCACGCCCTGACCGCCCACCCGACACCGCCTGTGTTCGATGGTGACGAGGATCGCAACGGAAGACGTAACTTTGATGAAATCCGCTTCTGGTCCGATTATATCTCGCCGGGAGAGGGTGACTACATCTACGACGATAACGGCTACCAAGGCGGTCTATTGGCGGGTGAATCGTTTGTAATTATGGGGGACTACAATTCGGACCCATTCGATGGCGATAGTATCCCAGGGGCCGCACAGCAGCTTCTCGAAAACCGGTATGTCAACACGGCCATCACGCCAACGAGCACTGGGGGTGTGGAATTCGCTGACGCAGGTCAGATTGGCAATCCTGCTTTCGATACTTCCTTCTTCCAACCGACTCCTGGCAATCTTCGCGTTGACTATGTGTTGCCTTCGCAGGATCTCGAAATGACGGGTGCCCAGGTTTTCTGGCCTGAGTCTTCCGATCCCAACTTCCCGTTGGTATCCGCCTCCGATCACCGCTTGGTGTATGTCGATCTGATCGTCGGTGCTCCCGAAGAGGCGGATGTCCGCCTGGACGACAAGGGCACGCTTGTAATTCGCGGTACGGATTCCAGCGACTTGATCCTCGTGACCCAGTTTTTCAGCAATCTGATCGTGAGCTCCGGGTTGGAAATCCTAGGCGTCTTTAATCCGGCCAACGTCACTTCAATCGTTGGATATGGGTTTGGAGGCAACGACTTGATCTCCATTAACGGCGGCATCGAAATCGCCGCGTCGCTCTTTGGAGGGCACGGCAATGACGTGCTTTCCGGAAGTGAAGTCGACGATGTCCTGGCGGGTGGCTTTGGCAACGACCTGATCCTGGGCGATAAGGGGGATGACCTGTTGATTGGCGGCTTCGATCACGACCTCCTTATCGGAGGTCGT